A DNA window from Paenibacillus sp. HWE-109 contains the following coding sequences:
- a CDS encoding thiamine pyrophosphate-dependent enzyme, which translates to MSIDIKKELGQAKVEQRIVYESGNEMAAYAAHQINYHIMGYFPISPSTEVAQFLDLMKSNGQHDIVLIPADGEHGSAGICYGASTAGGRVFNATSANGYLYMLEQMPVQSGTRFPMVMNLVCRSVSGPLNIHGDHSDLYYALNTGWPIVMCRDPQAVYDMNIIALRLAEDPAVRLPVLVASDGYFTSHQKRRVQTFAHREDVHAFIGEQPQGFPDTLDRNNPITVGPYMNEPDYINNCYQQSMAMYNAGEVYDRIRQEYADLTGRDYPILELYRMEDAEVAVFLMNSASEIIKDVVDQLREKGIKAGSIAPNMIRPFPAKQIAEALQHVKAITVGDRADSYGGHGGNMVNEIKAALFTHGNKDTLVISRIYGLGGKDFYAEDGHNLFQFAIDAVQSGKVDVPFDYYGHTPGDPSKAPKRVLTPMKYEDLNTGLITVTPDEATGKLNVRIPPLRALTKKPKRIAPGHGACPGCGIFSGLELFFKGIEGDIVSIFHTGCAMVVTTGYPYSAHKATYIHNLFQNGAATLSGVVEMFWERKRRGELDHLGLQDDFTFVMITGDGGMDIGMGPAIGAALRNHKMIILEYDNEGYMNTGAQLSYSTPMGHRTSTSNVGKHQGGKVFHHKDTAQIMAATHIPYVFTGSEAYPQDLVKKAAKAQWYAQHEGLVYGKILIACPLNWLSDDQEGSNIVGAAVDSCFFPLYEVEHGVTTITYNPEDKSKKIPLSDWLKTMGKTKHMTKPEYEGSLKSFETEVERRWNRLKAKHENAYL; encoded by the coding sequence ATGTCCATTGATATCAAGAAGGAATTAGGGCAAGCCAAAGTGGAGCAGCGCATTGTCTACGAGTCAGGCAACGAGATGGCAGCCTATGCAGCTCATCAAATCAATTATCATATCATGGGGTATTTCCCTATTTCCCCATCTACAGAAGTCGCGCAATTCCTCGATCTCATGAAGTCCAATGGGCAGCATGATATCGTTCTCATCCCCGCAGACGGGGAACATGGTTCTGCAGGCATATGCTATGGTGCTTCAACCGCTGGCGGCCGCGTCTTCAACGCGACCAGTGCTAACGGCTATTTGTACATGCTGGAACAGATGCCGGTTCAATCCGGGACACGGTTTCCGATGGTTATGAATCTGGTCTGCCGCTCCGTATCTGGTCCGCTCAATATTCATGGCGATCACTCTGATTTGTATTATGCTTTGAATACAGGTTGGCCAATTGTTATGTGTCGTGACCCGCAGGCTGTCTATGATATGAATATCATCGCTTTGCGGCTAGCCGAAGATCCAGCCGTGCGTTTACCCGTATTGGTTGCCTCCGATGGCTATTTCACATCGCATCAGAAGCGAAGGGTACAAACGTTCGCGCATCGAGAAGATGTGCATGCCTTTATTGGCGAGCAGCCGCAAGGCTTTCCGGATACGTTAGATCGTAATAATCCGATTACGGTTGGACCTTACATGAATGAACCGGATTATATCAATAATTGTTATCAACAATCCATGGCTATGTACAATGCCGGTGAGGTTTACGATCGCATTCGGCAAGAATATGCCGATTTGACGGGCCGTGACTATCCGATTCTGGAGCTCTATCGGATGGAGGACGCGGAAGTCGCGGTGTTCCTGATGAATTCGGCATCCGAAATCATCAAGGACGTCGTCGACCAGCTCCGCGAGAAAGGCATTAAAGCCGGATCCATCGCGCCGAACATGATCCGTCCTTTCCCTGCCAAGCAGATCGCAGAAGCTTTGCAGCATGTGAAGGCGATCACGGTTGGCGATCGCGCAGATTCTTACGGCGGCCATGGCGGCAATATGGTCAATGAAATTAAGGCGGCCTTGTTCACGCATGGGAACAAGGACACGCTTGTCATAAGCCGAATCTACGGCTTAGGTGGCAAGGACTTTTATGCCGAGGATGGGCATAATCTGTTCCAGTTTGCCATTGACGCTGTACAAAGCGGCAAAGTGGATGTGCCTTTCGATTACTATGGGCACACGCCTGGTGATCCATCCAAAGCGCCTAAGCGGGTGCTGACACCGATGAAGTATGAGGACCTGAATACAGGCCTCATAACCGTAACACCGGATGAAGCTACAGGTAAGCTGAATGTAAGAATTCCGCCTCTGCGCGCGCTGACGAAGAAGCCCAAGCGAATTGCGCCAGGTCATGGCGCTTGTCCGGGCTGTGGCATTTTCTCTGGTTTAGAGCTGTTCTTCAAAGGCATTGAAGGCGATATTGTTTCGATATTCCATACGGGATGTGCCATGGTTGTAACGACTGGCTACCCGTATTCGGCTCATAAAGCTACGTATATTCATAATCTCTTCCAGAACGGCGCAGCAACGCTCTCAGGCGTTGTAGAGATGTTCTGGGAGCGTAAGCGTCGAGGTGAACTGGATCATCTTGGCTTGCAGGATGATTTCACGTTCGTCATGATTACCGGCGATGGCGGTATGGACATTGGGATGGGACCAGCCATAGGAGCTGCGCTGCGGAATCATAAAATGATCATTCTCGAGTACGATAACGAAGGCTATATGAATACGGGAGCCCAATTATCTTATTCGACGCCAATGGGTCACCGCACTTCAACTTCCAACGTAGGGAAACACCAAGGCGGTAAAGTATTTCATCATAAGGATACGGCGCAAATTATGGCAGCTACACATATTCCTTATGTCTTTACGGGATCAGAAGCATATCCGCAGGATCTGGTGAAAAAAGCTGCCAAGGCCCAGTGGTATGCGCAGCATGAGGGACTGGTCTATGGTAAAATCCTAATCGCCTGTCCGCTGAACTGGTTATCTGACGATCAGGAAGGCTCCAATATCGTTGGAGCGGCCGTTGATTCGTGTTTCTTTCCGCTGTATGAGGTGGAGCATGGCGTTACGACGATCACCTATAATCCGGAGGACAAGAGCAAGAAGATTCCGTTATCCGATTGGCTCAAGACGATGGGCAAAACGAAGCATATGACGAAGCCGGAGTACGAGGGTTCTTTGAAATCCTTCGAAACGGAAGTCGAGCGTCGTTGGAACCGGTTGAAAGCCAAGCATGAGAATGCTTATTTATAA
- a CDS encoding 2-oxoacid:acceptor oxidoreductase family protein, producing MVTLPKLNDLGFFEIRLESIGGLGANLAGKMLAEAGVVGVGLNGVSFSSYGSEKKGSAVKAHIRFCDMDTRIRDTSPVERPHVVGVFHESLSKTVNVISGIYEDSTVLVNSTKTPDELKEKMKLRGGTIAVIDAIGISLEEKNRVNMAMLGALFRLCDFLDPEVMRGVIRKSLEKKYPLAVAPALRTFDRGYDEVVFQTYALPAGETMPDFVRFDTPVLGYETQSIGGVITNPGNSVLKDLSISRAGMMPHFHEDKCIHCASCDNVCPDFCFVWDELPDKKGRPQMFLQGIDYQYCKGCLKCVQACPTDALASEREEDGYADSHRMPHRFNLAINS from the coding sequence ATGGTAACTTTACCTAAATTGAACGATCTCGGCTTTTTCGAGATTAGACTGGAATCCATTGGCGGACTCGGCGCAAATCTAGCGGGAAAGATGCTAGCTGAAGCAGGTGTTGTCGGAGTGGGTTTGAACGGGGTTAGCTTTTCTTCTTATGGTTCAGAGAAGAAAGGGTCAGCAGTGAAGGCACATATCAGGTTCTGTGACATGGATACGAGAATACGGGATACTTCGCCCGTAGAACGACCGCACGTTGTTGGTGTATTTCACGAATCGCTTTCCAAAACTGTAAACGTTATCAGTGGCATCTACGAAGATAGTACCGTATTAGTAAATTCAACGAAAACGCCAGATGAGCTCAAGGAAAAAATGAAGCTCCGTGGCGGTACCATTGCGGTTATTGATGCGATTGGTATTTCACTAGAGGAAAAGAATCGCGTTAACATGGCGATGCTTGGCGCGTTGTTCCGGTTATGTGATTTTCTTGATCCGGAGGTGATGCGAGGTGTTATCCGCAAGTCTTTGGAGAAGAAATATCCGCTTGCCGTAGCGCCTGCCTTGCGAACATTTGACCGGGGATACGATGAAGTCGTGTTCCAAACGTATGCGCTTCCAGCAGGGGAGACAATGCCTGATTTTGTACGTTTTGATACACCTGTTCTGGGGTATGAAACTCAGTCCATTGGCGGAGTGATTACGAATCCCGGCAATAGTGTTTTGAAGGATCTCAGTATTTCACGCGCGGGGATGATGCCCCATTTTCATGAAGATAAATGTATTCACTGTGCCTCTTGCGATAATGTGTGTCCGGACTTCTGCTTCGTATGGGATGAACTTCCTGACAAAAAAGGTCGTCCACAGATGTTCTTGCAAGGCATTGATTATCAATACTGCAAAGGCTGCCTTAAATGTGTACAGGCTTGTCCGACGGATGCGCTCGCTAGTGAGCGGGAAGAAGATGGATATGCCGATAGTCATCGAATGCCGCATCGTTTCAATCTAGCTATAAACTCTTAG
- a CDS encoding ATP-binding protein codes for MLHSVVSYELHSLFYLITAILIHLVLAPIFIYKDQQRKFLFAFILMALMMLYWRYEEIDPLIYSLHFFPICLISAILFVGFIPSFMTWFCFNIGCLIVLDYYWQPALASSTLLLIFSYYARNKVNTHSLKTNFVYAAGLLVVYEVFYAIMSSYIRSNISTYVLYVWFFTFLSLALITFLLFYVKKHEIHKQRLTALEKDRMVGQLAATISHEIRNPLTSTRGFIQLLDQKELSIHDHKRYIDLALSGVDQANTIINDYLNYAKPSTGFQEQLEIKEEIAAVLRFITPFATDHHVVIEIAHENEAPLFILGESKKLRQCLMNLIKNAIESMPDGGTISLTTSKPTNAVQISITDTGIGMSKMQLNSLGMPFYTTKEQGTGLGLVVVMSIIKMMNGKISFSSHLNKGTQCSILFQQS; via the coding sequence TTGCTCCATTCAGTCGTTTCTTATGAACTTCATAGCCTTTTCTACCTCATTACTGCGATCTTAATCCATTTAGTTCTTGCACCAATATTCATCTACAAAGATCAACAGCGTAAGTTTCTATTCGCCTTTATTTTAATGGCATTAATGATGTTGTACTGGCGGTACGAAGAAATTGATCCACTGATCTACTCTCTTCATTTTTTCCCGATTTGTTTAATTTCTGCCATCTTGTTCGTTGGTTTCATCCCCTCCTTTATGACATGGTTCTGTTTTAATATTGGCTGTTTGATCGTGCTCGATTACTATTGGCAGCCTGCTTTAGCAAGCAGCACATTATTGCTTATTTTCAGCTACTATGCACGCAATAAAGTAAACACCCATAGTCTCAAGACAAATTTTGTTTACGCTGCTGGCTTATTGGTTGTGTACGAAGTATTCTATGCGATAATGTCATCTTACATACGATCAAACATTTCTACCTATGTGCTTTACGTCTGGTTTTTCACTTTCCTTTCCTTAGCATTGATTACTTTTTTACTCTTTTATGTGAAGAAACACGAAATCCACAAACAACGGCTTACGGCGCTTGAAAAAGATCGCATGGTTGGACAATTAGCTGCCACCATTTCGCATGAGATCAGAAATCCACTAACATCTACCCGCGGCTTCATTCAACTTTTGGACCAAAAAGAGCTATCCATTCACGATCATAAACGTTATATCGATCTAGCTTTATCTGGTGTAGACCAAGCAAATACGATAATTAATGATTACCTGAACTATGCCAAACCTTCGACTGGCTTTCAAGAACAATTAGAAATCAAAGAGGAAATTGCAGCCGTTCTTCGCTTCATCACACCTTTTGCAACTGATCATCATGTCGTTATTGAGATCGCACACGAGAACGAAGCCCCCTTATTCATTCTGGGAGAATCCAAAAAGTTAAGGCAATGTCTGATGAATCTGATCAAAAATGCGATTGAATCTATGCCTGACGGGGGTACAATTTCACTGACGACCAGCAAGCCAACGAATGCCGTTCAAATATCCATTACAGACACTGGCATTGGCATGAGCAAGATGCAGCTCAATTCGTTAGGCATGCCCTTCTACACAACCAAAGAGCAAGGTACAGGTCTTGGACTCGTCGTCGTTATGAGTATTATCAAAATGATGAATGGCAAGATCTCCTTCTCGAGTCATTTGAACAAAGGCACTCAATGCTCGATTCTCTTTCAGCAATCATAA
- a CDS encoding low molecular weight protein-tyrosine-phosphatase: MIQVLFVCLGNICRSPMAEAIFRHQVTKAKLDSKITIDSAGTGDWHIGHPPHQGTRDILDQYQIDHEGLRARQVKPSDFIAYTYIIAMDESNVHNLASFAPERVEGEQRASIHKLLDFAPDRVIKDVPDPYYTGNFQEVYEMVEESCERLLVYLKDKENL; encoded by the coding sequence ATGATACAGGTCTTATTCGTTTGTTTAGGAAATATATGTCGGTCGCCTATGGCTGAAGCTATTTTTCGTCACCAAGTGACGAAGGCGAAGCTTGATTCGAAGATTACGATAGACTCGGCTGGAACAGGTGATTGGCATATTGGTCATCCGCCGCATCAAGGGACGAGAGATATACTGGATCAATACCAGATTGATCATGAGGGTCTCAGAGCGAGGCAAGTCAAGCCCTCAGACTTTATTGCGTATACATATATCATTGCAATGGATGAGAGTAATGTACACAACCTGGCCTCATTTGCTCCTGAACGTGTAGAAGGCGAGCAGCGAGCTTCCATTCATAAATTGCTGGATTTCGCTCCTGATCGGGTCATCAAAGATGTGCCAGATCCTTATTATACGGGGAACTTTCAAGAAGTCTATGAAATGGTTGAAGAAAGTTGTGAACGTTTGCTTGTTTATTTGAAGGACAAAGAGAACTTATAA
- a CDS encoding phosphonate ABC transporter ATP-binding protein, producing MLTVRNLSKVYPPDIQVLSQVSFQVDEGEFIAVIGSSGSGKTTLLRCISHQEKWTSGQLIYKSNDISKPGPLERFKLGKDFAYLEEKPSLNRNKSAIKNVMMGKIYKAPLRILTGMTSRDEHVVGMDYLEKVGLLDKGDKKVGQLSGGEQQRVAIAKALILGPKVLVADEPVSGLDPKSTEYIIQDLKSLCKDRNMSVIATLHQVELAERYATRIWGLAEGRIVLDIPARSLTLREKMLIFGEV from the coding sequence ATGCTTACAGTCCGTAATTTAAGTAAAGTATATCCACCAGATATTCAGGTCCTTTCACAGGTCAGCTTTCAAGTGGATGAAGGCGAATTTATTGCGGTCATCGGAAGCAGCGGGAGTGGGAAAACGACCTTACTGCGCTGTATAAGTCATCAAGAAAAGTGGACAAGCGGACAATTAATTTATAAATCCAATGATATTTCCAAGCCTGGGCCTCTAGAACGATTCAAATTAGGCAAAGATTTCGCTTATCTTGAGGAAAAGCCATCTTTAAACCGGAATAAGAGCGCGATCAAGAATGTCATGATGGGCAAGATCTACAAAGCTCCTTTGCGGATTCTGACAGGAATGACGTCGCGGGATGAACATGTAGTTGGCATGGATTACTTGGAGAAGGTCGGTCTGCTGGATAAAGGCGACAAGAAGGTGGGTCAATTAAGCGGAGGTGAGCAGCAGCGTGTTGCGATTGCCAAAGCACTGATTCTAGGGCCCAAGGTGCTGGTTGCTGATGAGCCTGTGTCCGGGTTGGATCCCAAATCCACGGAGTATATCATTCAGGATTTAAAATCCTTGTGCAAAGATCGCAATATGAGTGTAATTGCAACACTGCATCAGGTCGAGCTGGCAGAGCGATATGCCACACGCATTTGGGGGCTTGCTGAAGGAAGAATTGTGCTTGATATTCCTGCGAGATCTCTGACCCTTCGTGAGAAAATGCTCATATTTGGTGAAGTATGA
- a CDS encoding RicAFT regulatory complex protein RicA family protein — protein sequence MSQCDHDHHDNQPHAFKVEEFTNTEMIVREDILSKAKELANLLTTSNEVQFYQKAEKQIATNPDIQVLISAIKKKQKEIVAFQTFQNAKMVEKIETEIEVLQDELDGIPIVNEFKQTQDDINYLLQLVMSVIRDTISDKINVEAGTEEPPTSCD from the coding sequence ATGTCTCAATGTGACCATGATCATCATGATAATCAACCTCATGCTTTCAAAGTTGAGGAGTTTACAAATACAGAAATGATTGTACGCGAAGATATTTTGTCCAAAGCTAAGGAACTAGCGAATTTGTTAACAACTTCAAACGAAGTTCAGTTCTATCAAAAAGCGGAGAAACAAATCGCCACCAATCCTGATATTCAAGTATTGATTAGTGCTATTAAGAAGAAACAGAAAGAAATCGTTGCTTTCCAAACGTTCCAAAATGCAAAAATGGTTGAAAAGATTGAAACTGAGATTGAAGTTCTGCAAGATGAGTTGGATGGCATTCCAATCGTCAATGAATTCAAACAAACGCAAGATGATATCAATTATCTATTGCAACTGGTCATGTCCGTGATCCGGGATACCATTTCCGATAAGATCAATGTTGAAGCAGGTACAGAAGAACCGCCGACTTCTTGTGACTAA
- the miaB gene encoding tRNA (N6-isopentenyl adenosine(37)-C2)-methylthiotransferase MiaB has product MANQVKSDKDYSQYFQPPSLTDAKKRGKEEIAVHYDFMIPEEMQEFGKDKYYLIRTYGCQMNEHDTEVMKGLLEQMGYQTTEDKNQADVILLNTCAIRENAEDKVFGELGHLKALKAQKPGLVLGVCGCMSQEEAVVNRIMQKHAFVDLIFGTHNIHRLPALLKDAFFNKEMVVEVWSKEGDIVENLPKKREGIRAWVNIMYGCDKFCTYCIVPYTRGKERSRRPQDVLAEVRDLARQGFQEITLLGQNVNAYGKDFEDITYSFAQLMDDIRKIDVPRIRFTTSHPRDFDDQLIEVLGKRGNLVEHIHLPVQAGSSEVLKRMSRKYSRDHYLTLARKIKETLPDVVLTTDIIVGFPGETDEQFDETMSLYEEVGFDFAFTFIYSPREGTPAAGMEDNVPMEVKKQRLYRLNELVNAHSKASNDKLLGQTVEVLVEGESKNNPDVLAGRTRTNKLIHFTGSSELIGRMVEVNVTHAQTWILKGEIVSTPLKMSI; this is encoded by the coding sequence GTGGCTAACCAAGTGAAATCCGATAAGGATTATTCCCAATATTTTCAGCCTCCTTCACTGACAGATGCTAAGAAGCGCGGAAAAGAAGAGATCGCCGTTCATTATGATTTCATGATTCCTGAGGAGATGCAGGAGTTCGGCAAAGATAAATATTATTTAATTCGCACTTACGGATGCCAGATGAATGAGCACGATACAGAAGTGATGAAGGGCCTGCTTGAGCAAATGGGCTATCAAACGACTGAGGATAAAAATCAAGCAGATGTGATCTTGTTGAACACATGCGCGATTCGGGAAAATGCAGAAGATAAGGTGTTCGGTGAACTAGGACACTTGAAGGCTTTGAAAGCTCAGAAACCAGGATTGGTGCTTGGTGTTTGCGGTTGCATGTCGCAAGAAGAAGCTGTTGTTAATCGGATTATGCAAAAGCATGCTTTTGTTGATTTGATCTTTGGTACGCACAATATTCATCGATTGCCTGCTTTGTTGAAGGATGCCTTCTTTAACAAAGAAATGGTTGTAGAGGTATGGTCCAAAGAAGGCGACATCGTGGAGAACTTACCTAAGAAGCGGGAAGGAATACGCGCTTGGGTCAATATTATGTACGGCTGTGATAAGTTCTGTACCTACTGTATTGTGCCGTATACACGCGGTAAAGAGAGAAGCCGCAGACCGCAGGACGTACTGGCTGAAGTTAGAGACTTGGCTCGCCAAGGGTTTCAAGAAATCACCTTACTTGGACAGAATGTCAATGCCTATGGCAAAGACTTTGAAGATATTACGTATTCTTTCGCTCAACTGATGGACGATATTCGCAAAATTGATGTTCCGCGCATTCGATTCACGACTTCGCATCCACGTGATTTCGACGATCAGCTGATCGAAGTTTTAGGAAAACGCGGGAATTTGGTCGAACATATTCATTTGCCAGTACAAGCTGGAAGTAGTGAAGTGCTTAAACGGATGAGCCGCAAGTACTCCAGAGATCATTACTTAACTCTTGCTCGCAAAATTAAAGAAACGCTGCCAGACGTTGTTCTGACAACAGATATTATCGTTGGTTTCCCAGGGGAAACAGACGAGCAGTTTGATGAAACCATGTCGCTGTATGAGGAAGTAGGTTTCGATTTCGCCTTTACGTTCATTTACTCCCCTCGGGAAGGAACACCTGCGGCTGGCATGGAAGACAATGTGCCGATGGAAGTTAAGAAACAACGGTTGTATCGCCTGAATGAGTTAGTGAACGCGCATAGTAAAGCGAGCAATGACAAGTTGCTGGGCCAAACCGTAGAAGTTCTCGTTGAAGGTGAAAGCAAGAACAACCCAGATGTCTTGGCAGGTCGGACACGGACGAATAAATTGATCCATTTCACGGGTTCAAGTGAACTCATTGGTCGCATGGTTGAGGTCAATGTGACACATGCGCAAACGTGGATTCTTAAAGGTGAGATTGTCAGCACACCTTTGAAAATGTCTATTTAA
- the pduL gene encoding phosphate propanoyltransferase, with protein MKTIPVGVSARHIHVSPDHIETLFGEGYELTHFKDLSQPGQFAAEETVTIVGPKGKFEKVRILGPARPHTQIEISRTDSFSLGIKPPVRESGYIEDTPGLRVIGPKGEVELERGVIVAARHIHFHTSDADKWGIKDKQMLRVRMNGERPLVFENVIARVSDQYALDMHIDTDEGNAAGVKTGDLAELLD; from the coding sequence ATGAAGACTATTCCAGTAGGCGTATCAGCTCGACATATACATGTATCTCCAGATCACATCGAAACTTTATTTGGCGAAGGCTACGAACTCACGCATTTCAAGGATCTTTCCCAACCAGGACAATTCGCGGCAGAAGAGACGGTAACGATCGTCGGACCCAAAGGTAAATTTGAGAAAGTGCGGATTCTCGGTCCTGCCCGCCCCCATACGCAAATTGAAATTTCCCGGACGGATTCCTTTTCACTCGGCATCAAACCCCCAGTTAGGGAATCAGGATACATAGAAGATACACCTGGACTTCGCGTGATTGGTCCAAAAGGTGAGGTAGAGTTGGAGAGAGGGGTTATTGTTGCAGCTCGGCATATTCACTTCCATACCTCCGATGCAGACAAATGGGGTATTAAGGATAAACAAATGCTGCGTGTTAGAATGAATGGGGAGCGCCCATTAGTATTTGAGAATGTTATTGCACGAGTATCAGATCAATATGCCTTGGACATGCATATTGATACAGACGAGGGAAATGCAGCAGGTGTAAAGACAGGAGATCTAGCCGAGCTGCTTGATTAG
- a CDS encoding 2-oxoacid:ferredoxin oxidoreductase subunit beta: MATLKDFRNNVKPNWCPGCGDFSVQAAIQRAAANVGLEPEGLAIVSGIGCSGRISGYINAYGFHTIHGRSLPIAQGVKMANRDLTVIASGGDGDGFAIGMGHTVHAIRRNIDVTYIVMDNQIYGLTKGQASPRSAEGFKTKSTPLGTIESAISPLEVAMAAGATFVAQSFSSNLKQLTAVIEAGLNHKGFSLINVFSPCVTFNKVNTYDWFKENIVDLDEIPDYDYTNRVMAMTKIMETNSMLTGIIYQNKDKKSYEDSIPTFAKEGLSKQNLQISEADFNKMLTEFK, encoded by the coding sequence ATGGCAACATTAAAAGATTTTCGCAACAATGTTAAGCCAAACTGGTGTCCAGGATGCGGAGATTTCTCCGTACAAGCGGCTATTCAGCGTGCAGCTGCTAATGTTGGTTTAGAGCCTGAAGGTTTAGCAATTGTTTCCGGTATCGGTTGTTCCGGACGTATCTCCGGATACATCAATGCTTATGGTTTCCATACGATTCATGGTAGATCATTGCCAATCGCACAAGGTGTGAAAATGGCTAACCGTGATTTGACAGTTATCGCATCCGGCGGTGATGGTGACGGCTTCGCAATCGGTATGGGACATACTGTTCATGCGATTCGTCGTAACATCGATGTTACTTACATCGTAATGGATAACCAAATCTACGGTTTGACGAAAGGGCAAGCATCCCCACGTAGTGCGGAAGGCTTCAAAACGAAAAGCACACCACTAGGTACAATCGAGTCGGCGATTTCTCCGTTAGAAGTAGCTATGGCTGCAGGTGCAACTTTCGTTGCTCAATCTTTCTCCAGCAACTTGAAACAGTTAACAGCTGTTATCGAAGCTGGTTTGAACCACAAAGGTTTCTCCCTAATCAACGTATTCAGTCCGTGTGTAACTTTCAACAAAGTAAACACTTATGACTGGTTCAAAGAGAACATCGTAGATCTGGATGAAATTCCTGACTATGATTACACGAACCGCGTTATGGCAATGACCAAAATCATGGAAACAAACTCCATGTTGACTGGTATCATTTACCAAAACAAAGACAAAAAAAGCTACGAAGATTCCATTCCTACTTTTGCTAAAGAAGGACTTTCGAAACAAAATCTTCAGATTTCAGAAGCGGATTTCAACAAAATGCTTACTGAGTTTAAATAA